A single Chloracidobacterium sp. DNA region contains:
- a CDS encoding 3'-5' exonuclease, whose protein sequence is MLKSPIHELALFYDLEWVPDANGARRLFDLPDETTELEAMQRLWEHSPQYDADKNPRPFLKYMFSRVVSIAFLSRKSVYRDGERTIEFSLNSLPKLPIETDDVDEAAIIERFLYIVGERKPQLVGFNSSESDLQVLIQRGIINEITAPAFNQRPNKPWEGEDYFDSRNSEAHLDLLTRFSNRGGMSPRLDELAKLCGYPGKIDVKGDQVTDLWLQREITKIVEYNQIDTLNTYLVWLRVVYFCGKMNEEEYFIELEQFREFLEFESEKEDKQFVGDFLSHWPL, encoded by the coding sequence ATGCTGAAATCTCCGATCCACGAACTCGCACTTTTTTACGACCTCGAATGGGTTCCCGATGCAAACGGTGCTCGGCGGCTTTTTGATCTACCGGACGAGACCACCGAGCTCGAAGCAATGCAGCGTCTGTGGGAACATTCGCCGCAGTATGACGCCGACAAAAATCCGCGGCCATTCCTCAAGTATATGTTTTCGCGTGTGGTCTCGATCGCGTTTCTATCGCGAAAATCGGTGTATCGCGACGGTGAACGAACCATTGAGTTCTCACTCAATTCACTGCCGAAACTCCCGATCGAAACGGACGACGTCGATGAGGCGGCCATAATTGAACGATTTCTATACATTGTCGGCGAACGAAAGCCGCAGCTTGTTGGATTTAATTCGAGCGAATCTGACCTACAAGTGTTGATCCAACGCGGCATCATAAACGAGATCACCGCACCCGCGTTTAATCAGCGCCCAAATAAACCGTGGGAAGGCGAGGACTATTTCGATTCACGCAACAGCGAAGCGCACCTCGATCTGCTCACCCGATTTTCGAATCGCGGCGGAATGTCTCCGCGTCTGGATGAGCTAGCCAAACTGTGCGGTTATCCTGGCAAGATCGACGTCAAAGGCGATCAGGTAACTGATCTTTGGCTGCAACGCGAGATCACCAAGATCGTCGAATACAATCAGATAGACACGCTGAACACATACCTCGTATGGCTGAGAGTCGTCTATTTTTGCGGAAAGATGAACGAGGAAGAGTACTTTATCGAACTCGAACAGTTCCGCGAGTTCCTTGAATTCGAATCTGAAAAAGAGGATAAGCAGTTTGTCGGGGATTTTCTGTCACACTGGCCATTATGA
- a CDS encoding 3-deoxy-7-phosphoheptulonate synthase gives MIIVLKPDLDIDSREYRRIESHINNFQNVEILVHNIQGKQQLLTELYLIGNTAALSLDEMKSFPGVEHVIRVSEVYRVLGRHKDDNRPNNFTYNGVTFSQDNLNVFAGLCAVDSPGSVDAMMKALQSNGQVCTRMGAYKPRTSPYSFQGHGPNCLPYVFELAGKYGIKVIAMEVTHESHVDEISKALTATGNATGVMLQIGTRNTQNFELLKSVGRQQEFPVLLKRGFGITLDESLHAAEYLASEGNQKVIFGLRGMKTNIGDPHRNLVDFAHVPVVKRLTRMPVCIDPSHSVGGRFRGSDNILDIMHITAQGIIAGANMVLVDFHPDPSKALVDGPQALRMDELPHFLEDVRIVRNAYEQRVALYEQN, from the coding sequence ATGATCATCGTTCTTAAACCCGATCTCGATATCGACAGTCGCGAATATCGGCGTATCGAATCTCATATTAACAATTTTCAAAACGTCGAAATACTTGTCCACAATATTCAGGGAAAGCAGCAATTGTTGACCGAACTGTATCTGATCGGTAACACTGCTGCCCTGTCGCTCGACGAGATGAAGAGTTTTCCGGGTGTCGAGCACGTTATACGCGTATCCGAGGTATATCGCGTTCTCGGCCGTCATAAGGACGACAACCGTCCAAACAACTTCACCTACAACGGCGTTACCTTTAGCCAGGACAACTTGAATGTTTTTGCCGGCTTGTGTGCTGTCGATTCGCCGGGGAGCGTCGACGCAATGATGAAGGCATTGCAAAGCAATGGCCAGGTCTGCACCCGGATGGGAGCTTATAAGCCGCGGACGAGCCCATATTCGTTTCAGGGTCACGGTCCCAATTGTCTGCCATACGTTTTCGAGTTGGCCGGAAAATACGGAATAAAGGTCATCGCGATGGAGGTCACGCACGAATCGCACGTCGACGAGATCAGTAAAGCTCTGACCGCAACTGGCAATGCGACCGGTGTGATGTTGCAGATCGGGACCCGAAATACGCAAAATTTCGAATTACTCAAGAGCGTCGGCCGCCAGCAGGAGTTTCCGGTTTTACTCAAACGCGGATTTGGCATAACGCTGGATGAGTCGCTCCACGCGGCCGAGTATCTGGCGAGCGAGGGCAATCAAAAGGTCATCTTTGGCCTGCGCGGAATGAAGACAAATATCGGCGATCCGCATCGAAACCTTGTTGATTTTGCCCACGTGCCGGTCGTCAAGAGACTGACCCGAATGCCGGTATGCATCGATCCATCACATTCCGTCGGGGGCCGATTCCGCGGTTCAGATAATATACTCGATATAATGCACATAACGGCCCAGGGGATCATCGCGGGTGCCAATATGGTGCTCGTCGATTTTCATCCCGACCCAAGCAAGGCACTCGTTGACGGCCCGCAGGCATTGCGTATGGATGAACTTCCACATTTTCTCGAAGACGTACGGATCGTGCGAAACGCATATGAGCAACGCGTCGCCCTATACGAGCAGAACTGA
- a CDS encoding chorismate mutase — protein sequence MGEGKIDNPRSEIDAIDEELLRLLNKRAEIALRVGAAKTNVETSLCDPTRELEVLARMRAENPGPFAEHNIDSIFQRIIDESLQLQQDRFGRKLSDQQRTEQLAAKVGGRSRVAFLGERGTFSEEAALSLLGDESETVSMPTFDELFLAIESGKADYILTPLENSLIGSVHRCVDLLLRSSLHIVAELVLPVSHYLVACEGATIETVRTVESHPAALAQCTAFFAAHPEFKRVPADDTAGSVRRAVESGDITRAGIGGKRTAEIYGGKILLEHLEDNRENYTRFALLSAVADRSETGTKISLVMRLKNRPGSLHGALRPFVRRGVDLLKIESLPIRDSPDEYNFYLDVLVPANPGEMSGALDEVRELAVDVRVLGRYSSTILGSA from the coding sequence ATGGGAGAGGGCAAGATAGACAATCCGCGAAGCGAGATCGATGCGATCGACGAAGAATTGCTGAGACTCTTAAACAAACGGGCAGAAATTGCCCTGCGCGTCGGTGCCGCAAAAACGAACGTCGAGACATCGCTGTGTGACCCGACCCGCGAACTCGAAGTCTTGGCCCGAATGCGTGCAGAAAACCCGGGCCCTTTTGCCGAACATAATATCGACAGCATTTTTCAGCGGATCATCGACGAATCGCTCCAACTGCAACAAGATAGATTTGGCCGAAAGTTGTCAGATCAGCAGCGCACGGAGCAACTCGCGGCAAAGGTCGGCGGCCGTTCGCGTGTCGCATTCTTAGGCGAACGCGGAACATTTAGTGAAGAGGCAGCACTTAGCCTCTTAGGTGATGAAAGCGAAACGGTGTCGATGCCGACTTTCGACGAATTATTTTTGGCTATCGAAAGCGGCAAGGCCGACTATATCCTTACACCGCTCGAAAATAGCCTTATTGGGTCGGTCCATAGGTGCGTGGACCTTCTGTTGCGGAGTTCGCTTCATATCGTGGCCGAACTCGTTTTGCCGGTTTCACACTATCTGGTGGCGTGCGAAGGAGCAACGATCGAAACGGTCCGCACCGTTGAATCACATCCGGCGGCACTTGCCCAATGCACCGCGTTTTTCGCGGCGCATCCTGAATTTAAGCGTGTTCCGGCGGACGACACCGCCGGCAGTGTCCGGCGGGCCGTCGAGAGTGGCGATATTACCCGTGCCGGGATCGGCGGTAAGCGAACGGCCGAGATCTACGGCGGAAAGATATTGCTCGAGCATCTCGAAGATAATCGTGAAAATTACACCCGCTTTGCACTTCTCTCGGCGGTTGCCGACCGCTCCGAAACGGGCACTAAGATCTCGCTCGTAATGCGTCTCAAGAATCGCCCCGGTTCGCTGCACGGTGCCTTGCGGCCATTTGTTCGCCGGGGTGTCGATCTGCTCAAGATCGAGAGTCTGCCGATCCGCGATTCGCCTGACGAGTACAATTTCTATCTAGACGTGCTAGTGCCTGCCAATCCCGGCGAAATGAGCGGTGCCCTCGACGAGGTCCGCGAACTTGCCGTGGATGTCCGGGTACTCGGACGTTACTCGTCGACCATATTGGGGTCGGCGTAA
- a CDS encoding acyl-CoA dehydrogenase family protein: MEREYVKGGEFLIADSNTAGVFTPEDFTDEHRMIGETCKEYIDNEVAPNIDALEKHEWNIARDLLKKAGDLGLLGANIPEELGGMALDQTSGVIIAEMVGRGGGFGSTYGAQTSIGLLPILYWGSDELKNEWIPKIISGEAVSAYCLTESSSGSDALGAKCVAKLSDDGQTWTLNGEKMWITNGGFADVFLVFAKVDGEKEKFSCFLVPQSESCRAGAEEHKLGIKSSSTTAVILSDCKIPAGNLIGNVGDGAKIAFNVLNVGRFKLGASVTGGAKLAIHEAVRYANERHQFNKPISSFGAIKHKLAEMAIRTWVSEAITYRTVGMIDHLIGDGADNATKLQSIEEYAVESSINKVACSESLDYVVDEMVQIYGGYGYSADYPAEKAYRDSRINRIFEGTNEINRMLIPGQLMKRAIKGRLGLLQAAKALMDEILNPQMSFDEDTSLLAAETKLAQNAKKIALMTLGTAAQKYMMELSEQQEVLINCADIIMDAYQMETAILRAKKFAEKNGEESAGRYIDMASVFCNDAIQRIDAKAKNTIAAIAEGDEGRTLLVALKRFTKNNSPVNTIAARQRIADTMIQANTYVY; encoded by the coding sequence ATGGAAAGAGAATATGTAAAGGGCGGCGAGTTTCTGATCGCTGATTCGAACACGGCCGGGGTTTTTACGCCGGAGGATTTTACTGATGAGCATCGAATGATCGGTGAGACCTGTAAGGAATACATCGACAATGAAGTTGCTCCGAATATCGACGCTCTCGAAAAACACGAGTGGAATATCGCACGCGACCTGCTAAAAAAAGCGGGCGACCTTGGCCTGCTCGGCGCCAATATTCCTGAGGAGCTTGGCGGTATGGCACTCGATCAGACATCCGGCGTGATCATCGCCGAAATGGTCGGCCGTGGCGGAGGTTTTGGTTCGACCTACGGTGCCCAGACCTCGATCGGCTTGCTTCCCATTCTCTATTGGGGCAGCGATGAGCTCAAAAATGAATGGATACCAAAGATAATCTCGGGCGAAGCGGTCTCCGCATACTGCCTGACCGAGTCTAGTTCGGGTTCGGACGCCCTGGGTGCAAAGTGCGTCGCCAAACTTAGCGATGACGGTCAGACATGGACGCTCAACGGCGAAAAAATGTGGATCACGAACGGCGGCTTTGCCGATGTATTCCTTGTTTTTGCTAAGGTGGACGGTGAGAAGGAAAAATTCTCGTGCTTCCTGGTGCCGCAGAGCGAAAGCTGTCGTGCCGGGGCTGAAGAGCACAAACTCGGCATCAAATCGTCCTCGACGACTGCCGTAATTCTGTCAGACTGCAAGATCCCTGCCGGCAACTTGATCGGCAACGTCGGCGACGGTGCCAAGATCGCATTTAACGTACTTAACGTCGGACGCTTCAAGCTTGGTGCATCTGTGACGGGCGGTGCCAAACTCGCCATCCACGAGGCAGTTAGGTATGCCAACGAGCGGCATCAGTTCAACAAACCGATCTCGTCGTTCGGTGCGATCAAACATAAGCTTGCCGAAATGGCGATCCGCACTTGGGTCTCTGAGGCTATCACATATCGGACGGTCGGGATGATCGATCACCTCATCGGCGACGGTGCTGACAACGCGACCAAATTGCAGTCGATCGAAGAGTATGCCGTCGAATCGTCGATCAACAAGGTCGCGTGCAGCGAGTCTTTGGATTATGTCGTGGATGAGATGGTGCAGATATATGGCGGATACGGCTATTCGGCTGATTATCCGGCGGAAAAAGCCTATCGCGATTCGCGCATTAACCGGATCTTTGAGGGAACGAATGAGATCAACCGTATGCTCATCCCCGGCCAGTTGATGAAACGTGCGATCAAGGGCAGACTTGGACTGCTTCAGGCAGCCAAAGCCCTTATGGATGAGATCCTCAATCCGCAGATGTCGTTTGACGAAGACACGAGTCTGCTCGCGGCAGAGACAAAACTTGCCCAAAACGCTAAGAAGATCGCACTAATGACGCTCGGGACCGCTGCCCAGAAATATATGATGGAACTCAGCGAGCAGCAAGAGGTTTTGATCAATTGTGCCGACATCATTATGGACGCATACCAGATGGAAACAGCTATCTTGCGTGCCAAGAAGTTTGCTGAAAAGAATGGCGAGGAGTCAGCGGGTCGCTATATCGATATGGCGTCAGTCTTCTGCAACGACGCAATTCAGCGGATCGACGCCAAAGCTAAAAACACGATCGCCGCGATCGCTGAGGGTGACGAAGGACGCACCTTGCTTGTAGCATTAAAGCGGTTTACGAAAAATAATTCGCCGGTCAACACCATTGCTGCACGCCAACGCATTGCAGATACGATGATCCAAGCTAACACCTACGTTTACTAG
- a CDS encoding acetyl-CoA C-acyltransferase — protein sequence MKEAVIVSAVRTAVGKAPKGTLKNTRPDDLGAAAIKEAIVRAGVDVSLIDDVIMGCAFPEAEQGMNVARTAMIAAGLPVEISAMTVNRYCSSGLQTIALAADRIRTGGADVIVAGGLETMSMIPMGGNVIRPNPAIVDSYPDYYLNMGLTAENLARKYEITRQQADEFSYNSHRKALAAIAEGRFKDEIVPMNVFVDEFDEKGRVRRKEVVFAQDEGPRADTSVEGLAKLRAVFHVNGTVTAGNSSQMSDGAAATVVMSADKAAELGLTPLARFISFATAGCLPEEMGIGPVYAIPKALKLAGLTLDQIDVIELNEAFAAQGLSVMKVLEMDPSKVNLNGGAVALGHPLGCTGAKLTATVLHELKRTGKRYGMVTMCVGGGMGAAGIFERLD from the coding sequence ATGAAAGAAGCAGTAATAGTATCGGCCGTGCGAACGGCGGTAGGTAAGGCACCAAAAGGAACACTCAAAAATACGCGTCCCGACGATCTTGGGGCGGCGGCTATCAAAGAGGCGATCGTGCGGGCCGGCGTTGATGTTTCGTTGATAGACGACGTCATTATGGGCTGCGCATTTCCCGAGGCTGAGCAAGGGATGAACGTCGCCCGGACGGCGATGATCGCGGCGGGGTTACCCGTCGAGATCTCGGCGATGACGGTCAATCGTTATTGCTCGTCGGGATTGCAGACGATCGCACTTGCTGCCGACCGTATTCGTACGGGCGGCGCGGATGTTATTGTCGCGGGCGGTTTGGAAACGATGTCGATGATACCTATGGGCGGCAACGTGATCCGGCCCAATCCGGCGATCGTGGACAGCTATCCTGATTATTACCTCAATATGGGCCTCACCGCTGAGAACCTCGCCCGAAAATACGAGATCACGCGTCAACAGGCTGACGAATTTTCTTATAATTCGCACCGAAAGGCTCTCGCCGCCATCGCTGAAGGCAGATTTAAGGATGAAATAGTTCCGATGAACGTCTTCGTCGACGAATTCGACGAAAAAGGCCGTGTACGCCGAAAGGAGGTCGTTTTCGCACAGGACGAAGGCCCGCGTGCCGATACATCCGTCGAAGGCCTCGCAAAACTCCGTGCCGTATTTCACGTAAATGGCACTGTCACGGCGGGTAACTCGTCGCAGATGTCCGACGGTGCCGCTGCGACGGTCGTTATGTCGGCCGATAAGGCCGCGGAACTTGGACTGACACCGCTCGCGAGATTCATCTCGTTCGCGACCGCTGGATGTCTGCCGGAGGAAATGGGCATCGGACCGGTCTATGCGATACCTAAGGCTTTGAAATTGGCGGGCCTGACGCTCGACCAGATCGACGTCATCGAACTCAACGAAGCTTTCGCAGCCCAAGGATTGTCGGTGATGAAGGTTCTCGAGATGGATCCGTCTAAGGTCAACTTAAATGGCGGTGCGGTCGCCCTCGGACATCCGCTCGGATGCACCGGTGCAAAATTGACCGCGACCGTTTTGCACGAACTTAAACGAACGGGCAAACGATACGGCATGGTAACAATGTGCGTCGGCGGCGGTATGGGTGCGGCAGGAATATTTGAAAGATTGGACTAA
- the ybaK gene encoding Cys-tRNA(Pro) deacylase gives MSVDFPVTSAVRFLRENKVEFAPRLYDYVEKGGTQESAKHLGVNEHAVVKTLIFETNEKKPLIVLMHGDRQVSTKNLARHIGVKSVEPASPDQATKHTGYLVGGTSPFGTRITMPVYAEKTIFDLREIYINGGKRGFLVEIDPAILKRVLRVEEVEVGIEN, from the coding sequence ATGAGCGTCGATTTTCCGGTGACATCGGCAGTCAGGTTTTTGAGAGAAAACAAGGTGGAGTTTGCACCTCGGCTTTACGACTATGTTGAGAAGGGCGGAACGCAGGAGTCGGCAAAGCACTTAGGCGTGAACGAACACGCGGTCGTTAAGACGTTGATATTTGAAACGAACGAGAAGAAGCCTTTGATCGTGCTGATGCACGGCGACCGTCAGGTTTCTACAAAGAACTTGGCACGACACATCGGCGTCAAGTCGGTCGAACCGGCGTCGCCCGATCAAGCAACTAAACATACAGGCTATCTCGTCGGCGGCACATCACCATTTGGCACGCGGATCACGATGCCTGTTTACGCCGAAAAAACGATATTCGATCTGCGAGAGATATACATCAACGGTGGCAAACGCGGCTTTTTGGTGGAGATCGATCCGGCGATATTGAAAAGGGTTTTGAGGGTCGAAGAAGTTGAAGTTGGAATTGAGAATTAA
- a CDS encoding DNA-3-methyladenine glycosylase I: protein MNRCSWATNELNIPYHDTEWGVPVHDDRLFFEFLILEGAQAGLSWNTVLRKRDAYREAFDNFDPAKVAKYTDAQCAKLMLNQGIIRNRLKIASAVRNAKAFLSVQKEFGSFDKYIWNFVGGKPVVNKLKRHGDVPAKTEISDAMSKDLKKRGFNFVGSTIMYAFMQATGMVNDHLTSCFRYKECQNR, encoded by the coding sequence ATGAATCGATGCTCTTGGGCGACAAATGAGCTGAACATTCCGTATCACGATACCGAATGGGGCGTTCCGGTGCACGATGATCGCTTGTTCTTTGAATTTTTGATACTGGAAGGTGCCCAGGCAGGTTTGAGTTGGAACACGGTTCTGCGGAAACGCGACGCATACCGCGAGGCGTTCGATAATTTTGACCCTGCAAAGGTCGCCAAGTACACCGACGCACAGTGTGCGAAATTGATGCTAAACCAGGGCATTATTCGCAATCGTTTGAAGATCGCTTCTGCGGTAAGAAACGCGAAAGCCTTTCTTTCTGTGCAAAAAGAATTTGGCTCTTTCGACAAATACATCTGGAACTTTGTCGGCGGCAAACCGGTCGTTAATAAGCTAAAGAGGCACGGCGATGTTCCCGCCAAGACCGAGATTTCGGACGCTATGTCGAAAGATCTGAAAAAACGCGGATTCAATTTTGTCGGCTCAACCATTATGTACGCTTTTATGCAGGCGACCGGAATGGTCAATGACCATTTGACAAGCTGTTTTAGATATAAGGAATGCCAAAACCGTTAG